The nucleotide sequence GCTATTggcatttaaattttgatttgactGTTCAGTCGGCAACTGCTTTTGCGttaagatatttaaattttttattttgcgtgtTAGATAAACATGaacttttcgttttatttatttgctctcACTTGGAGAAGGGCATAGGGGAGCGGAGCGAATAGATGCCGGACGAGTAGCCTGACAGTTTTTGCTCAAGCTGATTTTCCACGCCCGTAAGCATTATTAGTTAGAATAATGCcacagcatttattttttatgatgttaaaatttatttagtaagcaaatttttcatatttccgtAGTAACTCACTTGCCAATTTTATCCACTTCATCGATTAGCACCAACGGATTCTCAGTCTTAGTTTTCTTGAGGCATTGTATAAGTTTGCCGGGCATAGCGCCTACATACGTACGTCGATGTCCTTTGATTTCAGCAACGTCGGTCATACCACCAACACTGAACCGAAAATATTCCCGATTTAAGGCGCGTGCAATGGAGCGCGCTATAATTGTAAAACGATCGCTTATATGgtgctaacattttttttacagcaTTACATACCTATACTGGTTTTGCCCACACCCGGTGGCCCATGGAAGCAAAGAATTTTGCCCTGAGTGCTGCCCTTCAAGTGACTTACAGCAATAAATTCCAAAATACGTTTCTTGATATCCTCCATACCATAATGGTCATGATCCAAGATTTCCTGTGCTTGTTCTAAGCTCAAGTTTTCCGTGCTCGTAACGCCCCACGGCAGTGAAGTTAGCCAGTCTAAGTAGTTGCGTGTAACactaaatgttaaaaataaaaaataaaattatatgactGTTCAAAGAAATTGAGTATAGCGTTCATATAATCACTTGAATTCTGAACTATGGCTCTCCAAGAAATTCAGCTTATTCAATTCTTCATCAATGACAGCCATTACATTTTCGGGCACAGTTTTGTCTTTCAACTTTTCGCGGTATTTTTCGCCAATCGCATCCTTGTCGTCTTTTTCTATACCCAGTTCTTTCTTAATCACTTTAAGCTGTTCTTGGAGTATATATTTGCGATGCTGTTGCTTTACCTTCTCCTCAACCTCGCGCCCAATTTTCTGCTGTAACTTCGAAAGCTCCAACTCTTTTTTCAGTAAAGCTAAAGCAAGCAATAAACGCTTCGGTATCTGTTAGAAGAACGGCATTTAAATGATTTATTACAGTTATCTTCTTAAGCTATTACTTACCTCCATTTCTTCCATGATCTTTTGAAGCTCCTCTGGCTCAGCAGCGGAGAGTGATGCACCTAAATCACACAGATAAACTGGATTATCGACCACACGCTGATTTTGATGCAACATTTGCTGCAAACTTTCCCTGTGTAACAAAGATATAAATGCGCAATATTATAATTTATGCcacataatttcattaaatCTTAATTTACCTGTACAACGGATTCATTGTTATAATATCCCTAATAGTTTTTATCACTTCTTGTGTGAGTGCTTTAACCTCTTCGGTTTGCTTGTACTGTTCATGCTTAACATTTTCCACTTCCACCATAAGCACAGGTTGGGGAATGTTACCAGTTGTTGGTGGCACTTGGGTTGTGCCTGTTGCAGGGGGTACAGcatttgtagttgttgttggtgttactTCTTCTGATTTCTCAGCAGGCACTTTGGCGCCTTGATTTACGTCGCGTTTGGACAAGCGGCCAGAGCGAATTTTTCGTGCTAATTTACGTCGTTCCAAATCGTTTGGTTGTTCTTCAGCTGGGATGTTCAATTTTACATTAAAGAGTGGAAAATGTATTGTCGTCTTCTTCTCTGAGTGGAGAGCATTATGACGAAAtatgttcttatatataattttaccaGAGCAACGAGATAATAGGAAGGAAAGAGAGGTGTGGAAGGGAAGCGCGTGTTCCTGGGTTTTAACGAAAATAGATGGGGTGGAGCACTAAGGCTCAGGGATTTTTGTAAAGAGTGGGTAATTGAAATCAACAATGTTATAATAacggtgttaaaaaaatattaacaagtgTAAATTTGTATCGGCAATAAACGCGCTATCGAAGCGGCGGCACCGTATTTCCAAGTTGTATTTTGTTGCACTTTCCTTTCCCACTCATTGCATAGAAAAATTGATGTGAACCCTAGTTCATTACCCCTTACCTTTCGTCGTTGGGACCAGGTCCTCTAAAATTTGCCCAGTTATTTTAACGCGTCTATGTGCCACAACCACCATGCGCAGCTTATCGCCCAAATCTTGAAGTTCTTGTATTTGCGCAAATGTACCCACATTGTATACATCGTCAAGTTTTTCGACAGTTTCCGATTCATTCTCATTGTCCTTCTTCATAAATACACCCACATACGGTTGATTCAACTTGACCTTGCGCCGTATTAAATCAATTACCAACGGATTTGAAACCttcaaatacataaaattatataacaaacatttgctaaaatttgtacgacataaaaataaacatattaacacattaattttttttgggatttatTGTCGTAACGCACctctaaaattttcataaaacgcGGAAAAACTGGATTACGTCGTGTCGCCAGCAGC is from Anastrepha ludens isolate Willacy chromosome 4, idAnaLude1.1, whole genome shotgun sequence and encodes:
- the LOC128861121 gene encoding lon protease homolog, mitochondrial isoform X1, whose protein sequence is MLSSLLRQRTITLRVGNLVTQKRRATQYLTYSNLRYGVLQQRFDASSVSLVPRAISINSRNYCTNHKKDEEEDLEVESAEYVVNKDPQLPATVAVPEVWPHLPLLATRRNPVFPRFMKILEVSNPLVIDLIRRKVKLNQPYVGVFMKKDNENESETVEKLDDVYNVGTFAQIQELQDLGDKLRMVVVAHRRVKITGQILEDLVPTTKEKKTTIHFPLFNVKLNIPAEEQPNDLERRKLARKIRSGRLSKRDVNQGAKVPAEKSEEVTPTTTTNAVPPATGTTQVPPTTGNIPQPVLMVEVENVKHEQYKQTEEVKALTQEVIKTIRDIITMNPLYRESLQQMLHQNQRVVDNPVYLCDLGASLSAAEPEELQKIMEEMEIPKRLLLALALLKKELELSKLQQKIGREVEEKVKQQHRKYILQEQLKVIKKELGIEKDDKDAIGEKYREKLKDKTVPENVMAVIDEELNKLNFLESHSSEFNVTRNYLDWLTSLPWGVTSTENLSLEQAQEILDHDHYGMEDIKKRILEFIAVSHLKGSTQGKILCFHGPPGVGKTSIARSIARALNREYFRFSVGGMTDVAEIKGHRRTYVGAMPGKLIQCLKKTKTENPLVLIDEVDKIGKGYQGDPSSALLELLDPEQNANFLDHYLDVPVDLSHVLFICTANVIDTIPEPLRDRMELIEMSGYVAEEKVAIARQYLIPQAMRDCGITGDHITINDDALTTLIKSYCRESGVRNLQKHIEKIVRKVAYRFVKKEGNYFTIAADNLTTFLGKHIFSSDRMYESTPPGVVMGLAWTAMGGSSLYIETAARKTGKLTKDDDVSGSIHLTGNLGTVMKESAQIALTVARNYLRDIKADNTFLEKGHIHLHVPEGATPKDGPSAGVTIVTALISLATDRPVRQNLAMTGEVSLKGRVLPVGGIKEKTIAAKRSGVTCIILPEENKKDFAELPSYITDGIEVHFATNYEDVYKIAFPN
- the LOC128861121 gene encoding lon protease homolog, mitochondrial isoform X2 — its product is MLSSLLRQRTITLRVGNLVTQKRRATQYLTYSNLRYGVLQQRFDASSVSLVPRAISINSRNYCTNHKKDEEEDLEVESAEYVVNKDPQLPATVAVPEVWPHLPLLATRRNPVFPRFMKILEVSNPLVIDLIRRKVKLNQPYVGVFMKKDNENESETVEKLDDVYNVGTFAQIQELQDLGDKLRMVVVAHRRVKITGQILEDLVPTTKAEEQPNDLERRKLARKIRSGRLSKRDVNQGAKVPAEKSEEVTPTTTTNAVPPATGTTQVPPTTGNIPQPVLMVEVENVKHEQYKQTEEVKALTQEVIKTIRDIITMNPLYRESLQQMLHQNQRVVDNPVYLCDLGASLSAAEPEELQKIMEEMEIPKRLLLALALLKKELELSKLQQKIGREVEEKVKQQHRKYILQEQLKVIKKELGIEKDDKDAIGEKYREKLKDKTVPENVMAVIDEELNKLNFLESHSSEFNVTRNYLDWLTSLPWGVTSTENLSLEQAQEILDHDHYGMEDIKKRILEFIAVSHLKGSTQGKILCFHGPPGVGKTSIARSIARALNREYFRFSVGGMTDVAEIKGHRRTYVGAMPGKLIQCLKKTKTENPLVLIDEVDKIGKGYQGDPSSALLELLDPEQNANFLDHYLDVPVDLSHVLFICTANVIDTIPEPLRDRMELIEMSGYVAEEKVAIARQYLIPQAMRDCGITGDHITINDDALTTLIKSYCRESGVRNLQKHIEKIVRKVAYRFVKKEGNYFTIAADNLTTFLGKHIFSSDRMYESTPPGVVMGLAWTAMGGSSLYIETAARKTGKLTKDDDVSGSIHLTGNLGTVMKESAQIALTVARNYLRDIKADNTFLEKGHIHLHVPEGATPKDGPSAGVTIVTALISLATDRPVRQNLAMTGEVSLKGRVLPVGGIKEKTIAAKRSGVTCIILPEENKKDFAELPSYITDGIEVHFATNYEDVYKIAFPN